A genomic window from Terriglobales bacterium includes:
- a CDS encoding glycosyltransferase, translating into MEILDLAAVGGGLSVISWAYLLLGRGGFWRVPKPPAQGGGTGSSQGGVAVVVPARDEAAVIAQSVQSLVQQTFGGPLHIFVVDDGSSDETASVAREAAGRAGKADALTVTEGRPVPSGWSGKVWALEQGVERARELQPRFLLFTDADVVHAPESVATLVGQAERGGYDLASFMVKLRCQTPAEKLLIPAFVFFFFKLYPPTWIADARRDTAGAAGGCLLIRPEALERAGGLAAIRGEIIDDCALARAVKKTGGRVWLGLTPTTASIREYGSPAAIGRMISRTAFNQLQHSTLLLLGALAAMVATYLLPVALVASGRPLPTLLGTLAWGAMTAAYLPMVWFYGLAGWWALSLPLVALFYMGATVHSALQYWAGRGGEWKGRVQDRGREMAS; encoded by the coding sequence GTGGAAATACTCGATCTGGCTGCGGTGGGCGGAGGCCTTTCCGTTATCAGTTGGGCCTACCTGCTGCTGGGGCGCGGCGGATTCTGGCGGGTGCCAAAGCCGCCGGCGCAGGGTGGAGGGACGGGCTCCAGCCAGGGCGGCGTGGCCGTGGTGGTTCCGGCGAGGGATGAGGCAGCGGTCATTGCGCAAAGCGTGCAGTCGCTGGTCCAGCAGACATTTGGCGGACCGCTGCACATCTTCGTAGTGGACGACGGCAGCAGCGATGAAACCGCCAGCGTGGCGCGCGAGGCGGCCGGCCGGGCCGGCAAAGCGGACGCGCTCACGGTGACAGAAGGCCGGCCGGTGCCCTCGGGATGGTCGGGCAAGGTGTGGGCGCTCGAGCAGGGGGTGGAGCGGGCGCGCGAACTCCAGCCGCGATTTCTCCTGTTCACGGATGCGGACGTGGTGCACGCTCCGGAGAGTGTGGCGACTCTGGTCGGCCAGGCGGAACGCGGGGGTTACGACCTGGCATCGTTCATGGTCAAGCTGCGCTGCCAGACGCCGGCGGAGAAGCTGCTGATCCCGGCATTCGTGTTCTTCTTCTTCAAGCTCTACCCGCCGACCTGGATCGCAGATGCGCGTCGCGATACGGCGGGCGCGGCCGGCGGATGCCTGCTGATCCGTCCTGAGGCGCTGGAACGTGCAGGAGGCCTGGCCGCCATCCGCGGGGAAATCATCGACGACTGTGCGCTGGCCCGAGCCGTGAAGAAAACCGGCGGCCGAGTGTGGCTGGGGCTGACGCCGACGACGGCCAGCATCCGGGAATATGGATCGCCGGCCGCAATCGGCCGCATGATCTCGCGCACGGCCTTCAATCAACTGCAGCACTCAACCCTGCTGCTGCTGGGAGCGCTGGCCGCAATGGTGGCCACATATCTGCTTCCGGTAGCGCTGGTGGCAAGCGGCCGGCCGCTGCCCACGCTGCTTGGGACGCTGGCTTGGGGGGCCATGACCGCGGCCTATCTGCCCATGGTTTGGTTCTACGGTCTGGCGGGGTGGTGGGCGCTGTCGCTGCCGTTGGTTGCGCTCTTCTACATGGGGGCGACGGTGCACTCTGCGCTGCAGTACTGGGCGGGGCGCGGCGGGGAGTGGAAGGGGAGAGTACAGGACCGCGGGCGAGAGATGGCCAGCTAG
- a CDS encoding hemerythrin domain-containing protein produces MERHDERWDILLEHNRLLDTRLLVWEMLMCQLANHDQVLDERFAKLMQFVREVLEQDLVRRSAIKEVRLYAQLEREAPHLRRLLAELYKEHEALFSKLEAIHRELKHATPESAQVIRELGFGFTHALRAHMRREEQELIPAAEALEYRAAS; encoded by the coding sequence ATGGAGAGGCACGATGAGCGTTGGGACATCCTTCTAGAACACAACCGGCTCCTGGACACTCGCTTGTTGGTCTGGGAAATGCTGATGTGCCAGCTCGCCAACCATGATCAGGTTCTGGACGAACGGTTCGCCAAGCTCATGCAATTCGTCCGCGAGGTGCTGGAGCAGGACCTCGTCCGCCGCTCCGCCATCAAGGAAGTCCGGCTTTACGCGCAGTTGGAGCGCGAAGCGCCGCACCTCCGCCGCCTGCTGGCCGAGCTTTACAAGGAGCACGAGGCTCTGTTCAGCAAGCTGGAAGCCATCCACCGCGAGCTGAAGCATGCCACTCCGGAAAGCGCCCAGGTGATTCGCGAGCTCGGCTTCGGCTTCACCCACGCCTTGCGCGCGCACATGCGCCGCGAGGAGCAGGAGCTGATTCCGGCCGCGGAGGCCCTGGAGTACCGCGCCGCAAGCTGA